The Fortiea contorta PCC 7126 genome has a segment encoding these proteins:
- a CDS encoding glycosyltransferase family 2 protein has product MDNFTELSIVIPAYERIDLLKTTLESIKQAIHHLDVEVIIVDDGSRNPLENELSGFLNLPLRFIRQENQGCVIAKNNGLWNAQGQYVMFIDSDDLVHPDKLISQVAKLNESGADVCYTDEVTLYVNADNSLAPQSNRILPIVNSAPELYLKLQPCSSNLIYRRDYLTQFLKKPLIQEHRIFGSIGEVWLYYNLIIYPAKIVKVDGYMSLYLRHEQERLTAHWEKLGIAALILMLSFVKNCPIEESTLAARRQVGESAFASYRSLPKNFSREYERHLLNIWKQAPKGNIQTLGGRSFQTLAKIIGIKNAAWFFRHWRPDYSTVRTLTPPELKNLIQNLSIVSN; this is encoded by the coding sequence ATGGACAATTTTACAGAATTATCGATTGTTATCCCAGCTTACGAACGCATTGATTTATTAAAAACTACTCTTGAAAGTATCAAGCAAGCAATTCATCATCTTGATGTTGAGGTGATAATTGTGGATGATGGTTCCCGTAATCCACTGGAGAATGAACTATCTGGGTTCTTGAATTTGCCTTTGCGTTTTATTCGACAGGAGAATCAGGGATGTGTGATTGCCAAAAATAATGGTTTGTGGAACGCACAAGGACAATATGTGATGTTTATTGATTCCGATGATTTGGTTCACCCAGATAAGCTGATTTCCCAAGTGGCCAAACTAAACGAATCAGGTGCAGATGTTTGTTATACCGATGAAGTAACTCTCTATGTCAATGCTGATAATTCGTTGGCTCCACAATCGAATCGAATCTTGCCAATTGTTAATTCTGCTCCAGAATTGTATTTAAAGCTGCAACCTTGTTCAAGTAATCTTATTTATAGAAGAGATTACTTAACCCAATTTCTTAAAAAACCACTAATTCAAGAACATAGAATATTTGGTTCAATTGGGGAAGTTTGGCTATACTATAACCTAATAATTTATCCGGCTAAAATTGTTAAAGTGGATGGTTACATGAGTCTATATTTGCGACATGAGCAAGAAAGACTAACTGCTCACTGGGAAAAATTAGGGATTGCTGCTCTAATTTTAATGTTGTCATTCGTGAAAAATTGTCCAATCGAAGAATCAACTTTGGCTGCTAGAAGACAAGTTGGTGAGTCTGCTTTTGCTTCCTATCGTTCCTTACCAAAAAACTTCAGTAGGGAATATGAACGCCACCTGCTTAATATCTGGAAGCAAGCACCTAAAGGAAATATCCAAACGCTGGGAGGGAGAAGTTTTCAAACTTTAGCTAAAATTATTGGCATAAAGAATGCTGCTTGGTTTTTTCGGCATTGGCGACCGGATTATTCAACAGTGAGAACTCTGACACCTCCAGAATTAAAGAATTTAATTCAAAATCTTTCCATAGTTTCAAATTAA
- a CDS encoding glycosyltransferase family 1 protein, with the protein MSPKNHILYIGGVIPKQSFSGSAILYRHLQRLEDSNWKISVVSSEQKALNTNFPESWRIIALPDRRLWWPPVREKIPGSLELRLHLWKRECNKLFSEDRPSAILTVLWDYYSLLAAAISKSWNIPLSVIVHDDWELFSPVPNRSLIRKYKQNILEQSTRIWPVSARLGETIKLSNPRKQSVLLPIGSERNQNFIDWSDNFKQPVVAYAGTIYPKFSVTLKRIAKTLEKIKGTLILITSSQNDEPLESLKECPNIQFQEPLATNDQALDFLAKNASCILVGYPFEQDKEFPWLNSFPSKLIEFANLGMPMLILTPSNTALSDWAVKHDWLCYLNEMDETKLLEVLLQISRKQTWEKMSEQTRFVSRNEFNPNLIHRQFESEIAMIK; encoded by the coding sequence ATGTCGCCCAAAAATCATATTTTATATATCGGTGGAGTTATTCCCAAACAAAGCTTTAGTGGTTCAGCTATTTTATATAGACATCTTCAGCGCCTTGAGGATTCAAATTGGAAAATTTCTGTTGTTTCTTCAGAGCAAAAAGCTCTGAATACAAACTTTCCTGAATCATGGAGAATCATTGCTTTACCTGATCGTCGTTTGTGGTGGCCTCCTGTGAGAGAGAAAATTCCTGGTTCCCTTGAACTACGACTTCATCTATGGAAACGGGAATGCAATAAACTTTTCTCGGAAGATAGACCATCAGCAATATTAACAGTTCTTTGGGATTATTACTCTTTACTGGCAGCGGCTATATCTAAAAGTTGGAATATTCCCTTATCAGTAATTGTTCATGATGATTGGGAGTTATTTTCTCCTGTCCCTAATCGCTCTTTAATTCGGAAATATAAACAAAATATTTTAGAGCAATCAACAAGAATCTGGCCAGTTTCTGCTAGGCTTGGCGAAACTATAAAATTGTCCAATCCTCGCAAACAAAGTGTTTTACTGCCAATTGGTAGTGAAAGAAATCAAAATTTTATTGATTGGTCGGACAACTTTAAACAGCCAGTTGTTGCTTACGCAGGCACTATATATCCCAAGTTTTCTGTAACTCTGAAAAGAATTGCTAAAACTCTGGAAAAGATTAAAGGAACTTTAATTTTAATCACCAGTTCTCAAAATGATGAGCCGCTGGAAAGCTTAAAAGAATGTCCAAATATCCAATTTCAAGAACCCCTAGCTACAAATGATCAAGCTCTTGATTTTTTAGCCAAAAACGCATCTTGTATTTTAGTAGGTTATCCTTTTGAACAAGATAAAGAGTTTCCTTGGCTAAATAGCTTCCCAAGTAAGTTGATTGAATTTGCTAATCTAGGAATGCCAATGCTAATACTAACCCCATCTAATACAGCATTGTCAGATTGGGCAGTTAAGCACGATTGGCTTTGTTATTTAAATGAAATGGATGAGACAAAACTTTTAGAAGTATTACTGCAAATTTCCAGAAAGCAAACTTGGGAAAAAATGTCAGAACAAACTCGGTTTGTTTCACGTAATGAATTTAATCCTAATTTGATTCATCGTCAGTTCGAGTCGGAAATAGCTATGATTAAATAG
- a CDS encoding glycosyltransferase gives MNKTLKIGLFINDDPRWVGGTEYIKNIILALGSLPTEVRSTFELCLICDGKLQDSLLNQISPYLHTIYLLEDHLPPITLLNRIRWKVTSKLFNQENPRWSDFFSQEKFDFIYPYLGNYNSRLPLRSAAWIPDFQHKHLPHFFSESHLQETDQYFAKIAQQAPLVVLSSKTAESDFHELFPKATQKTVTLPFKSFPKSTWYEQDPLKTQLHYNLPDRFFIISNQFWQHKNHLTVLKALKLLQENSIYPIIVCTGHIYDFRKPDYSDTILQTIHTLGISNQVYLMGLIPKTDQIQLIRRSLAVIQPSLFEGWSTIVEDARCFGKKIAISDLSVHFEQNPPNSIFFDRNSPENLADILADWWKNLQPGPDLEQEAIAKKVNFDEVQAFGYRFLEIAAGNKLNYASCQIQN, from the coding sequence ATGAATAAAACACTAAAAATTGGATTATTTATTAACGACGACCCTCGCTGGGTTGGCGGCACAGAATATATTAAAAATATTATTTTGGCATTGGGTAGCTTACCCACGGAAGTTCGTTCAACATTTGAGCTTTGCCTCATCTGTGATGGAAAACTACAAGATAGCTTACTCAATCAAATTTCTCCCTATCTACACACTATTTATCTTCTAGAAGACCATCTCCCGCCAATCACACTCCTAAATCGGATTCGTTGGAAAGTTACTAGCAAATTATTCAACCAAGAAAACCCTAGATGGAGTGATTTCTTTTCTCAAGAAAAGTTTGATTTCATTTATCCTTATCTGGGAAATTATAATTCACGTCTACCTCTTCGTTCTGCTGCTTGGATACCCGATTTTCAGCATAAACACTTGCCGCATTTTTTTAGCGAATCACATCTTCAAGAAACAGATCAATATTTTGCAAAAATTGCCCAACAAGCACCTCTAGTTGTTCTTAGCAGTAAAACTGCTGAATCCGACTTTCACGAGCTTTTTCCAAAAGCTACTCAAAAAACAGTAACTCTTCCTTTTAAAAGTTTTCCCAAATCGACGTGGTATGAACAAGACCCATTAAAAACCCAACTCCATTACAATTTACCAGATCGCTTTTTTATTATTAGCAATCAATTTTGGCAGCACAAAAACCATTTAACTGTCTTGAAGGCTTTAAAGCTTCTGCAAGAAAATTCTATATATCCGATTATTGTTTGTACGGGTCATATCTATGATTTCCGTAAACCTGATTATTCAGATACGATTTTACAAACCATTCATACCTTAGGGATTTCTAACCAAGTTTATCTGATGGGTTTAATTCCCAAAACTGATCAAATACAGTTAATCAGACGTTCATTAGCAGTCATTCAACCATCTCTTTTTGAGGGATGGAGTACTATTGTTGAGGATGCCAGATGCTTTGGCAAGAAAATAGCGATTTCAGACTTATCTGTTCATTTTGAGCAGAATCCTCCCAACAGCATCTTTTTTGATCGCAACTCGCCTGAAAATTTAGCTGATATTTTAGCTGATTGGTGGAAAAATTTACAGCCAGGCCCTGACTTAGAACAAGAAGCAATTGCTAAAAAAGTCAATTTTGATGAAGTACAAGCTTTTGGCTATCGGTTTCTGGAAATAGCTGCAGGTAACAAGTTAAATTACGCTTCTTGTCAAATTCAAAATTGA